In Planctomycetaceae bacterium, a genomic segment contains:
- a CDS encoding alpha/beta hydrolase-fold protein — MHCQRPFIPAWTRFSTTITLLFGVITLVPSATETAIAQSLRSPQVNDDNTVTVRLKAANAKEVVANIAGQRLKLTQNEGRIWEGTSASLPAGIHDYTFQVDGTMMIDPSNRNVKKWLTMASMVEIPGKPALLTEMQSVPHGSIQRCFYPSSTVGTQRPVMVYTPPDYHAVQETKYPLVLLLHGFGDDETAWTEVGRANFIADNLIAQGKIGPCIIAMPYGHPVPVPVEQRPDDYFASNNDVYEQDIMKDLLPFLESRYSVRNDREGRSIVGLSMGGGHALDTGLKNIEKFSAIGAFSAAVPQLSNDDLIIKYPALAGPSPAANQLQHLWIPIGDKDFLLQRNQSFIEQIRENHVQFDFHLTSGGHEWKLWREYLPEFLIKVVGK, encoded by the coding sequence ATGCACTGCCAGAGACCATTCATTCCCGCATGGACTCGATTCTCCACGACCATCACTCTTCTTTTCGGAGTCATTACGTTGGTGCCTTCTGCCACTGAAACAGCTATCGCTCAAAGTCTGCGTTCACCGCAGGTCAACGACGACAACACAGTCACGGTGCGTCTGAAGGCAGCCAACGCGAAGGAAGTCGTCGCCAACATTGCGGGGCAGAGGCTGAAACTGACGCAGAATGAAGGTCGTATCTGGGAGGGTACATCTGCCAGTCTGCCAGCGGGCATTCACGACTATACGTTCCAGGTGGATGGAACAATGATGATCGATCCCTCGAACCGCAACGTCAAGAAGTGGCTAACGATGGCGAGCATGGTGGAAATTCCGGGCAAACCAGCACTGCTGACCGAAATGCAGTCGGTTCCACACGGATCCATTCAACGTTGCTTCTACCCATCCAGCACCGTCGGGACCCAGCGTCCGGTGATGGTCTACACGCCGCCGGATTACCACGCCGTACAGGAAACCAAATACCCTCTGGTTCTGTTGCTCCACGGATTTGGTGATGATGAAACAGCGTGGACCGAAGTCGGCCGCGCGAACTTCATCGCCGATAACCTCATTGCTCAGGGAAAGATCGGCCCTTGTATCATCGCGATGCCATATGGGCACCCCGTCCCGGTGCCCGTTGAACAACGGCCGGATGACTATTTCGCATCCAACAATGATGTGTACGAACAGGACATCATGAAAGACCTTCTTCCCTTTCTGGAATCACGGTATTCTGTACGCAATGACAGGGAGGGGCGAAGCATCGTGGGACTGTCGATGGGAGGAGGTCACGCGCTTGATACCGGGTTGAAGAATATCGAAAAATTCTCCGCCATTGGGGCATTCAGTGCGGCCGTCCCTCAGCTCAGCAACGACGATCTGATTATCAAATATCCCGCTCTCGCCGGTCCATCACCTGCCGCGAACCAACTACAGCACTTGTGGATCCCCATCGGGGACAAAGACTTTCTTCTGCAGCGCAACCAGTCCTTCATTGAACAAATTCGGGAGAATCACGTTCAGTTTGACTTCCACCTCACAAGCGGCGGCCACGAATGGAAACTCTGGCGTGAGTATCTTCCTGAATTTCTTATTAAAGTAGTCGGGAAGTAG
- a CDS encoding TspO/MBR family protein: MKQRTRWIGLVLFVLVCVGAGGLGAAATTPQIDGWYRTVVKPEWNPPDWVFGPVWTTLFVLMGISAWIVWKPAGFRAAVTPLSLFAVQLALNVGWSWIFFGMHQIGWAVVEIVVLWLAILATTVAFFARSKSAGWLMVPYLSWVTFASILNFSIWQLNSGG, translated from the coding sequence ATGAAGCAGCGGACACGCTGGATTGGTTTGGTTCTGTTTGTTCTGGTCTGCGTGGGAGCGGGTGGGCTTGGGGCCGCCGCTACCACGCCTCAGATTGATGGCTGGTATCGGACAGTCGTCAAACCAGAATGGAATCCACCAGACTGGGTGTTTGGTCCGGTCTGGACGACACTGTTTGTTCTCATGGGGATCTCCGCATGGATCGTCTGGAAACCGGCAGGATTCAGGGCAGCCGTCACTCCCTTATCACTGTTTGCCGTCCAGTTGGCCCTAAACGTTGGGTGGTCGTGGATCTTCTTCGGAATGCACCAGATAGGCTGGGCTGTTGTTGAAATTGTCGTCCTCTGGCTCGCGATTCTGGCCACGACCGTGGCATTCTTCGCGCGATCGAAGTCTGCCGGCTGGCTCATGGTGCCGTACCTTAGCTGGGTCACATTCGCCAGCATATTGAACTTCAGCATCTGGCAACTGAACTCCGGCGGATGA
- a CDS encoding Rid family hydrolase, with protein sequence MFPGDAYRQAKFILEKIVAALADIRASLSDVTRTCMFVTDVSGWEEIDKAHGDVFANIRRAATMFEVSRQIGPQYPGEIEVNAVVSRGSVE encoded by the coding sequence ATTTTTCCCGGCGATGCTTACAGACAGGCAAAGTTCATTCTCGAAAAGATCGTTGCTGCGTTGGCTGACATTCGTGCATCGCTCTCAGACGTGACTCGCACTTGTATGTTCGTCACCGACGTCAGCGGATGGGAAGAAATCGACAAAGCCCATGGTGATGTATTCGCTAACATCCGACGGGCAGCTACGATGTTCGAAGTCAGCAGGCAAATTGGTCCACAATATCCGGGCGAGATTGAAGTCAATGCTGTTGTCAGTCGAGGATCTGTGGAGTGA
- a CDS encoding transglutaminase family protein, with protein MSRRCFEWVRDHIEHSLDFQRAELTCRASDVLAKRTGYCYAKSHLLAALLRANGIPAGFCYQRLTVEGDHPPYCLHGLNAVYLNGHGWYRIDARGNKPGVTAQFTPPLEQLAFSTSTLGEFDFPEVWAEPLPPIVEAMQRHCDVKSLAECLPDLTIDQMKQLREQPPIPPMLLSCETAT; from the coding sequence TTGTCGCGCCGCTGCTTCGAGTGGGTTCGAGATCACATCGAACACAGTCTGGACTTTCAACGGGCTGAACTAACTTGTCGTGCGTCTGACGTGCTGGCAAAACGCACCGGCTACTGCTACGCAAAAAGTCACCTGCTGGCCGCACTGCTGAGAGCCAACGGCATTCCTGCAGGTTTCTGTTACCAGCGACTCACTGTTGAAGGAGACCACCCTCCGTATTGCCTGCATGGGCTGAATGCCGTCTATTTGAACGGCCACGGCTGGTATCGCATCGATGCACGAGGCAATAAGCCGGGCGTCACCGCTCAGTTTACTCCGCCCTTGGAACAACTGGCATTTTCGACATCAACTCTCGGCGAATTTGATTTTCCGGAAGTCTGGGCTGAGCCGTTGCCTCCCATTGTTGAAGCGATGCAACGTCACTGCGACGTAAAGAGTCTTGCCGAATGCCTTCCTGATCTGACAATTGACCAGATGAAGCAACTTCGAGAACAACCGCCGATTCCCCCAATGCTCCTCAGTTGTGAGACTGCGACATGA
- a CDS encoding DUF1572 family protein encodes MTDSSNIGAEVITSAITSFRANMGWADKAIAQLPDDNLHVALDDNTNSIAVIMKHVAGNLKSRWTDFLTTDGEKPWRNRDDEFVDTFTSRQDVLKHWEEGWACLFKTLESLQPDDLSKTVTIRGEPHTVPLAIHRSLAHCAYHVGQIMLLARILAGDHWETITIPRGSSKEFNKSLWKKGTENT; translated from the coding sequence ATGACCGATTCCTCAAACATTGGTGCCGAAGTCATCACAAGTGCCATCACTTCCTTTCGAGCCAACATGGGCTGGGCTGACAAAGCCATTGCCCAATTGCCCGACGACAATCTGCACGTCGCTCTTGATGACAACACAAACAGCATTGCCGTCATCATGAAGCACGTCGCCGGAAATCTGAAATCCCGCTGGACTGACTTCCTGACTACAGACGGCGAGAAGCCGTGGCGCAATCGAGACGACGAGTTCGTGGATACGTTCACCAGTCGTCAGGATGTGTTGAAACACTGGGAAGAAGGCTGGGCCTGTTTGTTCAAGACGCTGGAATCACTTCAGCCGGACGACTTATCGAAGACCGTGACCATTCGGGGCGAGCCGCACACAGTTCCGCTGGCGATTCACCGGTCACTCGCTCATTGTGCCTACCACGTCGGTCAAATCATGTTGTTGGCTCGCATTCTGGCAGGCGATCACTGGGAGACGATCACAATTCCCCGTGGCTCGTCGAAGGAATTCAACAAGTCTCTCTGGAAGAAGGGGACGGAAAACACATGA
- a CDS encoding GNAT family N-acetyltransferase produces the protein MKLIEIGETGNLPKGMIADDFLQAVIEATVAHYQRVGFVPPWLGFIGVDDDVPVGVCGFKGPPTDGRVEIAYAAAPGHEGKGVATALARELVKIAQANDDTLTVFAQTLPEENASTSILKKLGFVMTRTVDHPEDGSVWEWELPRDSGI, from the coding sequence ATGAAGCTAATCGAGATCGGCGAGACTGGGAACCTGCCGAAAGGCATGATTGCAGATGATTTCCTTCAAGCCGTCATTGAGGCCACGGTGGCGCACTATCAACGTGTCGGATTCGTGCCGCCATGGCTTGGATTTATCGGCGTCGATGATGATGTTCCGGTTGGTGTTTGTGGGTTCAAAGGACCACCGACTGATGGACGAGTTGAGATTGCTTACGCCGCAGCACCCGGACACGAAGGCAAAGGTGTTGCGACTGCCCTCGCCCGAGAACTCGTGAAGATCGCTCAGGCTAACGACGACACGCTGACGGTGTTCGCTCAGACACTTCCCGAGGAGAACGCATCGACAAGCATTCTGAAAAAGCTCGGCTTCGTCATGACTCGCACGGTCGATCATCCGGAAGATGGTTCCGTCTGGGAATGGGAACTTCCGAGGGATTCTGGAATCTGA
- a CDS encoding 3'-5' exonuclease, whose product MARSLDVILVVDLESTCWEGEPPADQSSEIIEIGLCPVDLKTLTRLEKRSILIKPVKSEISQFCTELTTLTSDMFSKAGSLTDAVRILKKEYSAKDRLWASWGDYDRRQFERVCQDQNVGYPFGPSHLNVKSLFAAAVGTEHEMGLDGAYKHLGLTMEGTHHRGDDDAWNIAEILCRLLKSMRGGNTGC is encoded by the coding sequence ATGGCACGATCACTGGACGTGATTCTTGTGGTTGATCTGGAATCAACTTGCTGGGAAGGCGAACCACCGGCCGACCAATCCAGCGAAATCATTGAGATTGGACTGTGCCCCGTCGATCTGAAGACGCTGACACGACTGGAAAAACGCAGCATTCTCATTAAGCCCGTCAAGTCTGAGATCAGCCAGTTCTGCACGGAACTGACGACGCTCACGTCCGACATGTTTTCCAAAGCGGGAAGTCTGACCGATGCGGTGCGGATACTGAAGAAAGAGTACTCTGCCAAAGATCGTCTGTGGGCAAGCTGGGGCGACTATGACCGTCGGCAGTTTGAGCGAGTCTGTCAGGATCAGAACGTTGGCTATCCGTTCGGCCCGAGCCATCTGAACGTCAAGTCGCTGTTCGCTGCTGCCGTTGGGACCGAGCACGAAATGGGCCTCGACGGAGCGTACAAGCATCTGGGTCTCACGATGGAAGGAACACACCACCGAGGAGACGACGATGCGTGGAACATCGCTGAAATCCTGTGTCGGCTGCTCAAGTCAATGAGGGGCGGAAACACTGGCTGCTGA
- a CDS encoding SEC-C metal-binding domain-containing protein produces MSRRRRGYPSETQVKRGVQVVNGGKLLEEKLGRNDLCPCGSGNRFKKCCLSKGCF; encoded by the coding sequence ATGAGCAGGCGACGCCGAGGCTATCCGTCCGAAACGCAGGTCAAGCGTGGAGTGCAAGTCGTCAACGGCGGCAAGCTGCTGGAGGAAAAGCTCGGCAGGAATGATCTCTGCCCCTGCGGTTCCGGCAATCGCTTCAAGAAATGCTGTCTCTCGAAAGGCTGCTTTTGA
- a CDS encoding tRNA(His) guanylyltransferase Thg1 family protein translates to MISTRRCGLETAADLCVLPSMLYGRRLDGRSFTRLTKDLCQFEAPFDLRFRDLMVSTTESLMTAVSALYAYTESDEDFAVVRSG, encoded by the coding sequence ATGATCTCGACAAGAAGATGCGGGCTCGAGACTGCTGCCGATCTGTGCGTGCTGCCCAGCATGCTTTATGGTCGCCGTCTCGATGGTCGCAGTTTCACCCGGCTGACCAAAGATTTGTGCCAGTTTGAAGCTCCGTTCGACCTGCGCTTCCGTGACCTGATGGTGTCCACCACGGAGTCGCTGATGACTGCGGTTTCCGCGCTGTACGCCTATACGGAAAGTGACGAGGATTTCGCTGTTGTTCGATCCGGCTGA